A window of the Syntrophothermus lipocalidus DSM 12680 genome harbors these coding sequences:
- the acpS gene encoding holo-ACP synthase: MGVDITEISRIERAATRTPRFLKRVYTESELSYCYSKKNPYPSLAARWAAKEAFHKLHPRLSSQVRFTEVEVGVGPGGKPELNLYGGAREKAWEVELREIDVSLSHTRENAIAVVVARIG, from the coding sequence GTGGGAGTAGATATTACCGAAATTAGCCGCATCGAGCGGGCTGCAACGCGAACACCGCGTTTCCTAAAAAGGGTTTATACCGAATCGGAATTATCCTACTGTTATTCGAAAAAAAATCCTTATCCTTCTTTGGCGGCGCGGTGGGCGGCCAAGGAGGCTTTCCATAAGCTTCATCCCCGGCTGTCAAGTCAGGTCAGGTTTACTGAGGTCGAAGTTGGAGTGGGCCCAGGCGGTAAGCCTGAGTTAAATTTGTATGGCGGGGCTCGGGAGAAGGCTTGGGAGGTCGAGCTAAGGGAGATAGATGTCAGTCTTTCTCATACTCGGGAAAATGCGATTGCTGTAGTTGTAGCCCGTATAGGGTAG
- a CDS encoding chemotaxis protein CheW, producing MAEEIQLVVFTLRAGDNVCEYGVPITQVQEINRLTKPTKLPQVPDFVEGIINLRGNIIPVIDLKKRFAMTTAEQTDDSRIIVVEVGGQTVGIVVDEVTEVLRLPLSNIEPPPAIIGGITAEYLTGVGKLDNRLLIMLDMTKILTETEKRELEALDAAKA from the coding sequence ATGGCAGAAGAGATTCAACTGGTGGTATTCACTTTACGGGCTGGGGACAACGTGTGTGAATACGGGGTGCCGATTACCCAGGTCCAGGAGATCAACCGTCTCACGAAACCTACCAAACTACCTCAAGTCCCTGATTTTGTCGAAGGCATCATTAACCTGAGAGGGAATATAATACCGGTCATAGATCTCAAGAAGCGCTTCGCTATGACTACGGCCGAACAGACGGACGACAGCCGTATCATAGTAGTGGAAGTAGGGGGGCAGACGGTTGGCATAGTGGTGGACGAGGTGACTGAGGTTTTACGGTTACCACTTTCCAACATTGAGCCGCCGCCTGCCATTATAGGAGGAATAACGGCAGAATATCTTACGGGTGTTGGCAAACTTGACAACCGGTTGCTGATAATGCTGGACATGACTAAGATCCTTACCGAAACAGAAAAGCGGGAGCTGGAGGCTCTTGATGCAGCTAAAGCTTAA
- a CDS encoding MDR family oxidoreductase produces the protein MAGENTFRAIVVDQVDGKIVAEIKQLTVDDLPPEDVLIKVDYSTVNFKEGLGFAGRNKIFRKFPMVPGLDLAGTVVESASPDFKPGDQVILNGWSVGERYWGGYSQMARIKSNFLIPLPKGMDTKKAMQIGTAGYTAMLCVMTLEEAGVTPDKGPVIVTGAAGGVGSNAVAILANLGYHVVALTKPDQEHTHGFLKEIGAKECISGPEWSEEPSPLEHQRWAGAVDTVGSVVLSRLLSEMNYGGCVAACGLAGGHNFKTTVMPFILRGVSLRGVDSVWCPNPRRIAAWDRLVTDMPDSSLERINKLISLEEVLHYVKEILEGRVYGHLVVDVNK, from the coding sequence ATGGCGGGGGAAAACACTTTTAGGGCTATAGTTGTGGATCAAGTCGACGGGAAGATAGTCGCCGAGATCAAGCAGTTGACCGTCGATGATCTTCCACCGGAAGACGTGCTCATTAAAGTGGACTACTCAACAGTCAATTTCAAAGAAGGCCTGGGTTTCGCGGGACGAAACAAGATTTTTCGCAAGTTCCCTATGGTGCCAGGGCTAGATCTCGCTGGAACCGTCGTGGAATCAGCTTCTCCTGACTTCAAACCCGGGGACCAGGTTATACTGAACGGTTGGAGTGTCGGCGAAAGATATTGGGGAGGTTACTCCCAGATGGCCCGGATCAAGTCCAACTTCCTCATCCCGCTTCCGAAAGGTATGGACACCAAGAAGGCCATGCAAATAGGAACCGCCGGGTATACCGCGATGCTCTGCGTCATGACCCTGGAGGAAGCCGGAGTTACCCCGGACAAGGGTCCGGTCATCGTAACCGGGGCAGCAGGAGGAGTAGGAAGCAACGCGGTCGCCATCCTGGCCAACCTGGGATATCACGTAGTAGCCCTCACCAAGCCGGACCAAGAGCACACTCACGGTTTCTTAAAGGAGATCGGAGCCAAAGAGTGCATATCAGGTCCCGAGTGGTCTGAGGAACCGAGTCCCCTGGAGCACCAACGGTGGGCCGGAGCGGTGGACACCGTGGGAAGTGTAGTTCTGTCCCGACTCTTGTCAGAGATGAATTACGGAGGTTGCGTTGCTGCCTGCGGACTGGCCGGGGGACACAACTTCAAGACCACTGTTATGCCCTTCATTCTGCGCGGGGTTAGCCTCAGAGGCGTGGACTCGGTCTGGTGCCCAAACCCCAGGAGGATAGCCGCCTGGGATCGCCTGGTAACCGACATGCCTGATTCTTCGCTGGAGAGGATAAACAAGCTCATTTCGCTGGAAGAAGTCCTGCATTACGTGAAGGAGATCCTAGAAGGAAGAGTGTACGGGCACCTGGTCGTCGACGTGAACAAGTGA
- a CDS encoding FAS1-like dehydratase domain-containing protein, producing the protein MSNVIPAGTKIPCRVSRTLDVGDFSILHQLTWFNMAVHSNSEYAKGTWFKERSLAAPVIFVVADGLVHNADTVAELLGNYGYEIYAYVGIDNVKVTKPVLFGDTLTAQAEVVDFRSTKNPDMFLFIYHNKTYNQRNEQVIEYTSSMLVKKKA; encoded by the coding sequence ATGAGTAACGTGATTCCTGCCGGGACCAAGATCCCTTGCCGGGTCAGCCGCACCCTCGATGTCGGCGATTTTTCCATCCTGCACCAGCTCACCTGGTTTAACATGGCCGTCCACAGCAACTCCGAGTACGCCAAAGGAACATGGTTCAAGGAGCGTTCCTTGGCCGCCCCGGTCATATTTGTCGTGGCCGACGGACTAGTCCACAATGCCGATACGGTGGCCGAGCTCTTGGGCAACTACGGCTACGAGATTTACGCCTACGTAGGGATCGACAACGTCAAGGTCACCAAGCCAGTCCTTTTCGGCGACACACTAACGGCCCAGGCCGAAGTAGTCGATTTCCGCTCGACCAAGAACCCCGACATGTTCCTCTTCATTTACCACAACAAAACTTATAACCAGCGCAACGAGCAGGTAATCGAGTATACCAGCAGCATGTTGGTCAAGAAAAAGGCCTAG
- a CDS encoding methyl-accepting chemotaxis protein, which produces MNWLRNLPTMTKMMLASTLMVVLIGVVGGVGWNGMSNIQKHLQTLYEDRFVPTLDLATASEAVKALRGDLWKAQGSTSETMRNEAFDQLKSDFETLDRALGAYGQSRMTEREKELFNQVRANMAQYRKVAEPFAGMFGPGYTAEQRDKYLTEVVRPYREAAEQSMADLYQLSREMASQLRQQAEENYANSTKFIIVFTLVVLVAAFGSGIGIGRVIAVPLKTAVGQLQTVAQGDLSQEVPPSLVERKDEIGDVGRALQVMTAELRKLMREVVSSAQEVAASSQQLSATSENVSANMEEVSASVEEITAGLQTVSASVEEITASSEEMTASLNQLAAEAKKGAETSTVVEERARSVQQQAQASRSEAHSIYRDIEEKVALAVKEAEIVTEITSLADSIAGIAAQTNLLALNAAIEAARAGEQGRGFAVVAEEVRKLAEETSTSVAGIKSLTDNVTHSIESLVSHVSELLSFVTEKVIKDYDQLATVGEQYAQDACTFNSLSVQTANMSGQVLATVTEVAKAIESVAQTMDESTKSASEIAKATETTTASVVQVAEAAARLAETAQTLNQSVSRFRL; this is translated from the coding sequence ATGAATTGGCTGCGTAACCTACCTACCATGACCAAAATGATGCTGGCCAGCACCCTTATGGTGGTGCTCATCGGTGTGGTAGGAGGCGTGGGGTGGAACGGGATGTCGAACATCCAAAAGCACCTGCAGACCTTATACGAAGATCGGTTCGTCCCCACTCTGGATCTTGCCACAGCCAGCGAGGCGGTCAAAGCCCTGAGAGGCGATTTATGGAAAGCCCAAGGATCGACCAGCGAGACCATGAGGAATGAAGCCTTCGACCAGCTGAAATCCGATTTCGAAACCCTAGACCGAGCTTTAGGCGCTTACGGGCAAAGCCGTATGACCGAGCGCGAAAAGGAGCTTTTTAACCAGGTAAGGGCTAACATGGCCCAGTACCGCAAGGTGGCCGAGCCTTTCGCCGGGATGTTCGGGCCCGGTTATACCGCGGAGCAGAGGGACAAATACCTTACCGAGGTGGTCCGCCCCTACCGCGAAGCTGCTGAACAGAGCATGGCTGACCTCTACCAACTCAGCCGGGAAATGGCTAGCCAGTTGCGGCAACAGGCAGAAGAGAACTATGCTAATTCGACAAAGTTCATAATAGTTTTTACCCTGGTAGTTCTCGTAGCGGCCTTCGGGAGCGGTATCGGTATCGGAAGAGTGATAGCCGTGCCTTTGAAAACCGCAGTCGGGCAGCTTCAAACGGTGGCCCAAGGGGACCTAAGCCAGGAAGTTCCTCCGTCCCTGGTTGAACGCAAAGACGAGATCGGCGATGTGGGCCGGGCCTTGCAGGTCATGACTGCAGAACTGCGAAAGCTTATGCGGGAGGTAGTAAGTAGTGCTCAGGAAGTGGCAGCTTCGAGCCAGCAGCTGTCCGCCACCTCTGAGAACGTCTCCGCCAACATGGAGGAGGTATCGGCTTCGGTTGAAGAAATAACCGCGGGGCTCCAGACGGTTTCTGCCTCGGTAGAAGAGATCACTGCCTCCAGCGAAGAGATGACCGCTTCGTTGAACCAGTTGGCAGCGGAAGCTAAGAAGGGAGCGGAAACTTCAACCGTTGTTGAAGAGAGAGCCAGGTCCGTCCAGCAGCAAGCCCAAGCATCACGTAGTGAAGCTCATTCCATTTATCGAGACATAGAAGAGAAGGTGGCGTTGGCGGTCAAAGAAGCGGAAATCGTGACCGAGATAACCTCTTTGGCCGACTCCATCGCCGGGATTGCTGCCCAGACCAACCTCCTGGCCCTAAATGCTGCTATCGAAGCCGCCCGGGCCGGGGAGCAGGGCCGCGGCTTTGCGGTAGTAGCTGAGGAAGTGAGGAAACTGGCGGAAGAAACCTCTACCTCCGTCGCCGGCATCAAGAGCCTGACCGACAACGTGACCCATTCCATCGAAAGCCTGGTGTCGCACGTCAGCGAGCTGTTATCCTTCGTCACGGAAAAAGTCATCAAGGACTACGACCAGCTGGCAACTGTTGGCGAGCAGTATGCCCAGGATGCGTGTACGTTTAACAGCCTTTCGGTCCAAACCGCGAACATGAGCGGGCAGGTCCTGGCCACCGTCACCGAAGTAGCCAAAGCTATAGAGTCGGTAGCCCAGACCATGGATGAGAGCACCAAATCGGCATCCGAAATCGCTAAAGCGACGGAAACCACTACGGCATCGGTGGTGCAGGTAGCAGAAGCGGCCGCCCGCTTAGCCGAGACCGCCCAAACCTTAAATCAATCGGTGTCTCGCTTCCGGCTTTAG
- a CDS encoding HD-GYP domain-containing protein, with amino-acid sequence MLNNRVFDGVSARILVKTRRCQKKLWQYDPDTYLHCQKVAQVSYFLSHLLRLPSDAAQYVYLGALIHDLGKTAIPKIVLHKTGALTPEERAMMQRHPSLGREIALSIMKNVPETEKQVVLDVVEFHHERVDGKGYPYGMSGTEIPLAARIVAVADALDAMVSYRSYRSKPKNVKQALEELKHNSGYQFDRKVVGKLVEFFTTY; translated from the coding sequence ATGTTGAATAACAGAGTTTTCGACGGGGTGTCGGCTAGGATTTTGGTAAAAACTCGCAGGTGCCAGAAAAAACTCTGGCAGTATGACCCCGATACTTACCTGCATTGCCAGAAGGTTGCTCAGGTTTCTTATTTTCTGAGCCATCTGTTGCGTCTCCCTTCTGACGCAGCTCAATATGTCTATTTAGGAGCCTTGATCCATGACCTGGGCAAGACGGCAATACCGAAAATCGTGTTGCATAAGACCGGTGCGCTGACACCCGAAGAACGGGCGATGATGCAACGACATCCTTCCCTCGGTAGGGAAATCGCGCTTTCCATCATGAAGAACGTGCCTGAAACAGAAAAACAGGTAGTTCTGGATGTCGTCGAATTCCACCACGAACGTGTTGATGGGAAAGGATATCCTTACGGCATGTCCGGTACTGAGATTCCCTTGGCTGCAAGAATTGTCGCCGTGGCCGACGCGCTCGATGCCATGGTCAGCTATCGTTCTTATCGTTCCAAACCTAAAAATGTCAAACAAGCGCTGGAGGAGTTGAAGCACAACTCCGGTTACCAGTTTGACCGGAAGGTGGTGGGTAAGCTCGTAGAGTTCTTTACCACCTATTAA
- a CDS encoding helix-turn-helix domain-containing protein, with protein sequence MNPWVNGERVKQARELIGLSQTEFARRLNITQPAVALIEAGRFTPSEELLNQIAFQTGFPVSFFFKEIRIDFPMGSLLFRSKMQASVKEKTKVYRSAQLIYELTDTFLARVRGLPVRISKLDVDPAEAARLTRSALGLSPDRPIPRLIYTLENAGVVIISLPVYSNSIDAFSCWVGTGTVRPVIALTEGWPGDRQRFSLAHELGHLVLHGSYHGTGIDVEQEANDFAAEFLVPEQAIREELTTPVRLKDLLEVKKRWGVSVQFLVLRAYRLGLITQRQYKYLYQQIGAKGWRQKEPIDIPVEKPRLLRQLVETTYGVPMNFKQVASDTQLPSRFVENTLLGYLGKDPAHPITSESGKIVAFPGRDKSTGAN encoded by the coding sequence GTGAACCCTTGGGTCAACGGAGAAAGAGTGAAACAAGCTAGAGAATTAATTGGACTTAGTCAAACAGAATTTGCCAGGAGATTGAATATAACTCAACCAGCCGTTGCCTTAATAGAAGCCGGAAGGTTTACGCCGTCGGAAGAACTATTGAATCAAATAGCTTTCCAGACGGGATTCCCGGTATCCTTTTTCTTTAAAGAAATCAGGATAGATTTCCCTATGGGCTCCTTGCTTTTTCGGAGCAAAATGCAAGCGAGTGTTAAAGAAAAAACTAAAGTTTACCGTTCTGCACAATTAATTTATGAGTTGACTGATACATTCCTTGCTCGAGTGAGGGGACTGCCGGTAAGAATCTCAAAATTAGATGTAGATCCAGCGGAAGCTGCTCGACTAACTAGATCGGCATTGGGGTTATCTCCTGATAGACCGATTCCGAGACTTATTTATACTCTCGAAAACGCTGGTGTTGTGATTATCTCTTTACCTGTGTACTCTAACAGTATAGATGCGTTTTCCTGTTGGGTTGGGACTGGAACGGTCAGGCCCGTAATTGCTCTAACGGAAGGCTGGCCAGGGGATCGCCAGCGGTTTAGCTTAGCCCATGAACTCGGGCACCTAGTATTGCATGGATCATATCATGGCACTGGGATAGATGTTGAACAGGAAGCCAACGATTTTGCTGCAGAGTTTCTGGTACCGGAACAGGCAATCCGTGAGGAGTTAACAACCCCAGTAAGGCTGAAGGATTTACTTGAAGTCAAGAAGCGTTGGGGGGTATCTGTCCAATTTTTGGTTCTTCGGGCTTATCGCTTGGGTTTAATCACTCAGCGGCAATACAAGTATCTTTATCAGCAAATCGGAGCTAAGGGCTGGAGGCAGAAAGAACCTATTGATATACCCGTGGAAAAACCTCGGTTGTTGCGCCAACTCGTCGAAACTACATATGGAGTACCGATGAATTTCAAACAGGTGGCATCGGATACTCAGTTGCCTAGCCGGTTTGTGGAGAATACACTACTTGGATATCTCGGTAAAGATCCTGCGCATCCTATAACGAGTGAATCAGGGAAAATAGTTGCATTTCCTGGAAGAGATAAGTCTACAGGGGCTAACTGA
- a CDS encoding tyrosine-type recombinase/integrase, whose translation MSFSTFLNELNRGTARAYREDLLDFSRWFAETNGESLEPHLVTSIDLKEYQSHMILNRGLKPATVNRRMAAIRAWMRWCQEQGLIENLPRWPKRAAQVQHAPKALSKREQERFLRAVEKEGNRRDVALIGLMLFAGLRVGEAARVRVSDVSISDRKGKVSITGKGMKHREVPLGFDARNMVRDWLNHQAQHAQQEWLFPGQNGGHISARAVQHMIKKYAWQARIEPQKITPHVLRHTFATNLLRDGVDLVTVAALLGHSRLDTTARYTLPSYSHMENVVE comes from the coding sequence GTGTCCTTCAGTACCTTCCTGAATGAACTCAATAGAGGGACAGCCCGAGCTTATCGAGAGGACTTACTGGATTTTTCCCGTTGGTTCGCCGAGACGAACGGTGAATCGCTTGAACCTCACCTGGTCACATCTATTGATCTCAAGGAGTATCAGTCACATATGATATTAAACCGCGGTCTTAAGCCGGCCACGGTCAACCGCCGTATGGCCGCGATCCGAGCCTGGATGCGGTGGTGTCAGGAGCAGGGTTTGATAGAGAACTTGCCCCGGTGGCCGAAGCGAGCTGCCCAAGTACAGCACGCCCCAAAAGCACTGTCTAAACGGGAACAGGAAAGATTCCTCCGGGCCGTTGAAAAAGAAGGCAATCGCAGAGATGTGGCCCTGATAGGGCTAATGCTTTTCGCCGGACTGCGGGTCGGCGAAGCGGCCCGGGTGCGGGTTAGTGATGTTTCTATATCGGACCGCAAAGGGAAAGTGAGCATAACCGGAAAGGGCATGAAACACAGAGAAGTGCCTTTGGGTTTCGATGCCAGAAACATGGTCCGCGATTGGCTCAATCACCAGGCTCAGCATGCTCAACAGGAATGGTTATTCCCAGGGCAAAATGGAGGGCATATTTCGGCCAGGGCAGTCCAGCACATGATCAAGAAGTACGCGTGGCAGGCCCGTATTGAACCCCAGAAGATAACTCCTCATGTCTTGCGTCATACGTTCGCAACCAATCTTCTTAGAGATGGAGTAGACCTTGTTACTGTGGCCGCACTTTTGGGCCATTCCCGGCTGGATACCACTGCTAGGTATACCCTGCCCAGCTATTCCCACATGGAAAATGTGGTCGAGTAA